Genomic DNA from Vreelandella subglaciescola:
GCCGCTGCAGCGCGTTGACGTCGTCGCGGGTCAGCGGCGCTTCTTCTCGCGGCCAGCTCTGGCTGATACCCGCGCGCCCGGCAATGGCATCGCTTAATTTGGCCACGGCCAGCGCGTAGCTGGTGGCATTGTTGTAGCGCAGAATGGAACGGAAATTGGGGCCCACAAGAAAGGCGGGGCCGTGCGCGCCGGCAGGCACAATTACTGCCGCACTGTCGAACTCTGGCAGCGCGCCGTCGATCGCACGCACGTCCTGACTGCGCCATTCCGCCGTACTCAACCGCCCCGTCTGGGCATAGTCGAAGCTGCCCGGCAGTTGGACTTCGGTGCCCCAGGGCTGGCCGGCTTGCCAGTTGGCGCGCTTCAGATAGTTGGCGGTAGATGCCATCACATCAGGAATGCTGTCCCAGATGTCGCGGCGACCATCGTCATCGCCATCAACGGCGTAGGCCACAAAGCTGGTGGGAATAAACTGCGTATGCCCCATCGCCCCGGCCCAGGAACCCACCATATCGTCGGCGGCAATATCCCCGGCGTCGATGATCTTGAGCGCGGCCAGCAGCTCGTCGCGGGCAAAGTCGCGGCGGCGCCCTTCAAAGGCCAGCGTGGCAAAGGAATCCAGCGTGGAAAAGTCACCAAAGTGGCTGCCGTAGTTGCTCTCGATCCCCCAGATGGCCACGATCACCTCGGCCGAAACGCCGTAGCGACGCTCCATTTCACGGGCGGTATCGCGGTGGGCTGCGAGTTTTTCGCGCCCGGTATTCACCCGGGTGCTGGAGACGGCGGTATCCAGATACTGCCAGATCGGCCGGACGAACTCCGGCTGATAACGGTCGTGCTCGATCACTTTAGCGCGAAAGCGAACGCCGTCCAGCGCGCGCGTCAGCGTACGTTCGCTGACGCCCTGATTGGCGGCATAGCGACGAAAATCGGTCAGCCAGGCTTCAAAGTTGGCATGGTGCTCGCCCGCTTCCGGCTGCGGTGCGGCCTGGCTGTCCACTTCGGCCATCAGTCCCTTTTCTGCCTGTGCTGCCTGTGCTGCACCGGCTGCCAGCAAAAGCCCCAGCAGCGAGGCGCGAGCCAGGCCTGACGCGTTTAATACAGGCCGGTCAAAATCCGGCTGAACGGCCCGTATTTTCTTCGTGAAAGACAACATGTAAATCCTCAGCATTCCGTAGCGATGTCCGCGATGATCGCTTAGAAAAACCGATGCTGCCAGTCACGTCAAGCACCGTCGCTACGTCAGCCAGCCGCCCAGCTCGTTGTTGGCGATATCCACCAGCGCGTCGATATGGTCGTCACGATCATTCAGACAGGGAATGTAGGTGAAGGTCTCGCCGCCGGCGGCCATGAAGCTGTCGTGAATTTCTTCCTGAATTTCTTCAAGGGTCTCCACGCAGTCGGAGGAAAACGCCGGTGAGATGACCGCAATGTGCTTATGTCCCTGCCGCGCCAGTTCCGCAACGTGGTCCACCGTTGCCGGCCCCACCCACTTTTCCGGGCCAAACTTCGACTGAAACACGGTGTCGATCTCACCCTTTTCCCAGCCCAGCTGCTCACGCAGCAGCCGCGTGGTTTTCTGGCAATGGCAGTGGTAAGGATCGCCATCGAGCAAAAACCGCTCGGGCACGCCGTGGTAGCTGGCCACCAGCTTGCTGGGACGCCCGTCAAGGGTCTGGTAAACCTCCGTAACCGAGCTTGCCAGCGCCTGCAGAAAGCCGGAATGCGCAAAATACGCCGGCACCGTGCGGATGGACGGCTGCCACTTCATCTTCATCAGGGTGCGAAACGCCTGATCGTTGGCCGTGGCCGTGGTCGGTGAGCCGTACTGCGGATACAGCGGGAAGAACACGATGCGCTCGCAGCCCTTTTCCGCCAACCGCTTGAGTACGCTGTCGGTCGACGGATTGCCGTAGCGCATACAGAAGTCCACTTCCACATCATCGCCGTACAATGCTTTCATGCGCTCGGTGACTTTTTCCGTTTGCGCCCGGGTAATGGTGAGCAGCGGGCTTTCATCTTTCTCGGTGTTCCAGATGCTTTTGTAGGCTTTTCCCGAGACAAAGGGACGGCGCGTCAGGATCACCAGCTGCAGAATTGGCTGCCACTTCCAGCGCGCATAGTCGACGACGCGCTGATCCGATAAAAACTCGCCCAGGTAGCGGCGCAACGACCAGTAGTCGGTATTATCCGGCGTGCCCAGATTAGCCAGCACCACGCCGACCTTGGCACGTGCGATGGGGGGATGGTCACTTTGGGTATGGCTCAGACGGCCTTCGCCCGGCTGGTCCTTGGCGGCGTTCTCGCTCATGGCTAGTCTCCTGAATCCGGCAATTTAGCGATGCCCGATGATAGCATTTTTGAGCAAAACTACAGCACCATGTTATGCAAACACACTACAAAAATACCCGCCATGTATAACAGCGAGTCAATTTAAGGCAGGAAAAAGACAGCTCAGACACGCGCCACGGCAGGTCTGGAAAAGATCGACCGAAAAGCAGGACGACAGGGATTAGAATGACAGCGGCATGCGCGGCGTCACCGGCTCGTGGTGGTAAGCCTCATGGCCGATAAGCTCATCGTGGGCCACGTGCTGGATCAGATAGGCACGATGAATGCCGGCGCGCTTGAGCTCGGTGTACACTTCGTCGAGGGCGCGAAACAGCATGGGCTTATTACGCTGCATTAACAGATGACGACACCCTTCCACGTCTTCAAGCTCCACCTGATAGAGATGGCTGCCGGCGTGGGTAATCACGCGAATATCAAAATTGTCGTGACGGCCGGCAAACTGCTTGAGTTCTTTTAGCTCCATGAGCCCCTCCTGTGGATAACACTATTATTGGCGTTGTGATGTTAACGGCGGTGAGCGACGTTGCATCCTCACCGCCTGTGCGGCACATGATGTGCCGCGGCCAATGACATCTGTATTACACGGACATGTCGACATTGTGACGACAAAATCGCTGGAGAGTTTCGGCACGTTGGGGATTCTGAACGCCGGGGTTCTGAACGTTAACTAAATGCGGCGTTATTGATATTCCGACGGATCAATGGCTTTACCCAGCGAGTTACGGTCTACCCACCTGCCGGCTTTGGTTTCCTTGTAGCGGAACACGACCCGATCGCCAATCACCACCGGAAGTTCGCCATCTTCGGTTTGATAGCTGTATTCTTCGCCGTCTACCGTCAACGCATAGCGGAACAGGTCGGGCATGCCCAACCATTCCTTGAATGGCCCTTCGCGTTCCAGGGCTTCCAGGGTTCCACGGGCTTCCAGTTTGGGTATGCGCGGCCGATTACCGCGTCGAAAACCACC
This window encodes:
- a CDS encoding lytic murein transglycosylase produces the protein MLSFTKKIRAVQPDFDRPVLNASGLARASLLGLLLAAGAAQAAQAEKGLMAEVDSQAAPQPEAGEHHANFEAWLTDFRRYAANQGVSERTLTRALDGVRFRAKVIEHDRYQPEFVRPIWQYLDTAVSSTRVNTGREKLAAHRDTAREMERRYGVSAEVIVAIWGIESNYGSHFGDFSTLDSFATLAFEGRRRDFARDELLAALKIIDAGDIAADDMVGSWAGAMGHTQFIPTSFVAYAVDGDDDGRRDIWDSIPDVMASTANYLKRANWQAGQPWGTEVQLPGSFDYAQTGRLSTAEWRSQDVRAIDGALPEFDSAAVIVPAGAHGPAFLVGPNFRSILRYNNATSYALAVAKLSDAIAGRAGISQSWPREEAPLTRDDVNALQRLLNLAGYDVGGADGIMGPNTRRGLRAFQRSQGLTPDGFATQGLLKRLENI
- the hemH gene encoding ferrochelatase, with protein sequence MSENAAKDQPGEGRLSHTQSDHPPIARAKVGVVLANLGTPDNTDYWSLRRYLGEFLSDQRVVDYARWKWQPILQLVILTRRPFVSGKAYKSIWNTEKDESPLLTITRAQTEKVTERMKALYGDDVEVDFCMRYGNPSTDSVLKRLAEKGCERIVFFPLYPQYGSPTTATANDQAFRTLMKMKWQPSIRTVPAYFAHSGFLQALASSVTEVYQTLDGRPSKLVASYHGVPERFLLDGDPYHCHCQKTTRLLREQLGWEKGEIDTVFQSKFGPEKWVGPATVDHVAELARQGHKHIAVISPAFSSDCVETLEEIQEEIHDSFMAAGGETFTYIPCLNDRDDHIDALVDIANNELGGWLT
- a CDS encoding DUF6482 family protein; the protein is MELKELKQFAGRHDNFDIRVITHAGSHLYQVELEDVEGCRHLLMQRNKPMLFRALDEVYTELKRAGIHRAYLIQHVAHDELIGHEAYHHEPVTPRMPLSF